From a single Raphanus sativus cultivar WK10039 chromosome 3, ASM80110v3, whole genome shotgun sequence genomic region:
- the LOC108847940 gene encoding probable protein phosphatase 2C 76, whose product MVCSSSLIRRSLIVQAGRIGVFAQGRHQQLHRINKTLSVGFGFRTTTAAKMMMVDSSSSSSSSAGEKRVEMVDMPPGKVDDGGYIGGGWKNDDGSLSCGYCSFRGKRSTMEDFYDVKAFKMEGQTVCMFGIFDGHGGSRAAEYLKKHLFSNLMTHPQFLTDTKLALSETYKQTDVAFLESEKDTYRDDGSTASAAVLVGNHLYVANVGDSRTIVSKAGKAIALSDDHKPNRSDERKRIESSGGVIMWAGTWRVGGVLAMSRAFGNRMLKQFVIAEPEIQDLEIDHEDEFLVLASDGLWDVVPNEDAVSLAQSEEEPEAAARKLTDTAFARGSADNITCIVVKFRHDKTESQPNPEAEPEDDIQTESSNPNDETETESSPKAEAEPVTEAIPEPKPETEPEIKGEKAGE is encoded by the exons ATGGTATGCAGCAGCAGTCTCATAAGGAGGAGTCTCATTGTTCAGGCTGGTCGTATTGGGGTGTTTGCTCAAGGAAGACATCAGCAGCTTCACCGAATTAACAAGACCTTGAGTGTTGGTTTCGGGTTTAGAACAACCACTGCTGCAAAGATGATGATggttgattcttcttcttcttcttcttcttctgctggGGAGAAACGAGTTGAGATGGTTGATATGCCTCCTGGGAAAGTTGATGACGGCGGATACATTGGTGGTGGCTGGAAAAA TGATGATGGAAGCTTGAGCTGTGGGTACTGCAGTTTCAGAGGGAAAAGGTCTACGATGGAAGACTTCTACGATGTCAAGGCGTTTAAGATGGAAGGCCAAACAGTTTGCATGTTTGGAATTTTTGATG GTCATGGTGGTTCACGTGCTGCTGAGTACCTGAAGAAACACCTCTTTAGCAATCTTATGACGCATCCACAATTTTTGACAGACACCAAGCTGGCATTAA GTGAGACATACAAACAAACTGATGTAGCATTCCTCGAGTCGGAAAAGGATACTTACAGAGATGATGGCTCCACAGCATCTGCTGCTGTGTTGGTGGGGAACCATTTGTATGTTGCAAATGTTGGAGACTCACGGACAATAGTTTCTAAAGCTGGGAAAG CGATCGCGCTATCAGATGACCATAAGCCAAATAGAAGCGATGAAAGAAAGAGAATTGAAAGCTCTGGCGGTGTTATCATGTGGGCAG GAACTTGGAGGGTAGGTGGAGTACTGGCAATGTCCAGGGCCTTTGGAAACAGAATGCTGAAGCAATTCGTTATTGCTGAACCCGAGATTCAA GATCTAGAGATTGATCACGAGGACGAGTTTCTTGTTCTCGCAAGTGACGGTTTATGGGATGTAGTACCAAATGAG GATGCTGTATCCCTTGCTCAAAGTGAGGAGGAGCCTGAGGCAGCTGCCCGCAAGTTAACCGACACTGCCTTTGCTCGTGGCAGCGCAGACAACATCACTTGCATTGTTGTTAAATTCCGTCATGATAAGACCGAATCCCAACCAAACCCCGAGGCTGAACCAGAAGATGATATCCAAACCGAATCATCAAACCCCAATGATGAAACGGAAACCGAATCAAGCCCCAAAGCTGAAGCGGAACCGGTTACCGAGGCTATACCGGAACCAAAACCGGAAACCGAACCAGAGATCAAAGGTGAGAAAGCGGGTGAGTAA
- the LOC108844395 gene encoding uncharacterized protein LOC108844395 isoform X2, whose product MPYCEVVKEHVDAETKLNNAGVKIFYRTYGHGPTKALLIIGLAGTHESWGPQIMGLTGTDKPNDEDDDDGVVTDDSGIGQGIEVCAFDNRGMGRSSVPSHKSEYTTTIMAKDSVSLLDHLGWERAHVIGHSMGAMIACKLAAMVPERVLSLALLNVTGGGFECFPKLDRLTLSIAIRFWMAKTPKQRAKVDLDTHYSQDFLAERIGTNTRRDVLYEQYVKGISETGMQSKDGLDGQLNACWLHKITKPEIERIRSAGFLVSVIHGRHDVIAQIRHARRLAQRLYPVARMVDLHGGHLVSHERTEEVNKSLMELIKASEMKKTPTDWTNLTPETPGYFERRIALIRTSSEGLLVLAFEHARRAFRVVKPVKVGPCLT is encoded by the exons ATGCCGTATTGCGAGGTTGTGAAAGAACACGTCGACGCAGAGACGAAGCTGAACAATGCAGGGGTGAAGATATTCTACAGAACGTACGGTCATGGTCCTACCaaagctcttctcatcatag GTTTAGCTGGAACACATGAATCGTGGGGTCCTCAAATCATGGGATTAACAGGGACTGATAAACCCAAcgacgaagatgatgatgatggagtcGTTACCGATGATTCAGGAATTGGCCAAGGTATCGAGGTCTGTGCTTTCGATAATCGTGGTATGGGTCGAAGCTCCGTGCCCTCACACAAATCTGAATACAC CACAACTATAATGGCAAAGGATTCAGTTAGTTTGTTGGATCATTTGGGATGGGAGAGAGCTCATGTAATTGGGCATTCAATGG gaGCAATGATAGCTTGCAAGTTAGCTGCAATGGTGCCAGAACGGGTTCTCTCTCTGGCTTTGCTTAACGTCACTGGTGGAGGTTTCGAGTGTTTCCCCAAG CTTGACAGGCTAACACTTTCCATTGCGATACGTTTCTGGATGGCAAAGACCCCTAAACAAAGGGCTAAAGTTGATTTGGACACACATTATTCACAG GATTTTCTAGCAGAACGAATAGGAACTAATACGAGGAGGGATGTCTTATATGAG CAATATGTAAAAGGAATATCAGAAACTGGAATGCAGTCCAAGGACGGGCTTGACGGTCAACTTAATGCGTGTTGGTTACATAAAATCACAAAACCGGAGATCGAACGGATCCGCTCTGCTGGATTTCTCGTCTCAGTCATTCATGGAAG GCATGATGTCATTGCTCAGATACGTCACGCGAGAAGATTGGCGCAGAGACTGTATCCCGTTGCTAGAATGGTGGATCTTCATGGAGGTCATCTTGTTAGCCACGAGAGAACAGAGGAG GTAAATAAATCTCTTATGGAGTTAATAAAGGCGTCAGAAATGAAGAAAACACCAACCGATTGGACTAACCTCACCCCTGAAACTCCCG GTTATTTCGAGAGGAGAATAGCATTGATTAGAACCTCATCAGAAG GTCTTCTGGTTTTGGCATTTGAGCATGCAAGAAGAGCTTTCAGAGTTGTCAAACCCGTCAAAGTTGGGCCTTGTCTCACATAA
- the LOC108846773 gene encoding uncharacterized protein LOC108846773 isoform X1, producing the protein MAATGPVNQNWDFSCNMDVDFETDQHAFIAYKALSVDKELQPDKVRRAMSVSNNKLSVNFEAIEARLLRASFSAFVDVLSLATRTVQEFGQD; encoded by the exons ATGGCTGCAACTGGTCCTGTTAACCAAAATTGGGATTTCAGCTG TAACATGGATGTGGATTTCGAAACGGACCAACATGCTTTCATTGCTTACAAAGCATTGTCTGTTGATAAAGAG TTGCAGCCTGATAAGGTGAGAAGAGCCATGTCCGTATCAAACAACAAGCTTTCTGT GAACTTCGAGGCAATAGAGGCAAGGCTTCTTCGAGCATCCTTCTCTGCGTTTGTTGACGTTCTTTCTCTAGCCACAAGAACAGTTCAAGAGTTTGGGCAAGACTAA
- the LOC108846773 gene encoding uncharacterized protein LOC108846773 isoform X2, which produces MAATGPVNQNWDFSCNMDVDFETDQHAFIAYKALSVDKEPDKVRRAMSVSNNKLSVNFEAIEARLLRASFSAFVDVLSLATRTVQEFGQD; this is translated from the exons ATGGCTGCAACTGGTCCTGTTAACCAAAATTGGGATTTCAGCTG TAACATGGATGTGGATTTCGAAACGGACCAACATGCTTTCATTGCTTACAAAGCATTGTCTGTTGATAAAGAG CCTGATAAGGTGAGAAGAGCCATGTCCGTATCAAACAACAAGCTTTCTGT GAACTTCGAGGCAATAGAGGCAAGGCTTCTTCGAGCATCCTTCTCTGCGTTTGTTGACGTTCTTTCTCTAGCCACAAGAACAGTTCAAGAGTTTGGGCAAGACTAA
- the LOC108845467 gene encoding putative FBD-associated F-box protein At5g53635, translated as MNELDRISELPDPLICQILYHLSTRAAVRTSVLSTRWRTLWLWVPSLDLIYRDDLDALVNFGDRFFHSHRVSCIDKVELLVPSYKKHEGGDDPSYVTPWIDAAVKRKIQHLAVVNFPAGSCSSNHDGWVKCYLHQMPLSLYICETLVSLRLLEVQLPDSEFISLPCLKILHLSILWNPSEATFERLVSSSPVLEELNVCGFWNENVQVFRVISKSLKDLTIATLFTGSKVVIDAPRLGFLSIDSSLSECYVITNMDSTNVELVIHLGNNFEDYDEASLLPNSDRFSSFLSGISKVRDITILGNSFKGYSWCKWLPPILESCPNLKSLSLECCYAEHPEAVLPLEDVDEIKFSHVPQCLLSSLEFVDLHHVPLSRVVGEMLVRYIIDNSAILKKLTLHLHKDCSTEDELVKKLLKIPRGSAKCEVVFVDWIA; from the exons ATGAATGAACTAGATAGGATAAGCGAGTTGCCTGATCCTTTGATCTGTCAGATACTTTATCATCTTAGCACAAGAGCTGCTGTAAGAACAAGTGTTCTATCCACCAGATGGAGGACTCTCTGGCTTTGGGTTCCTAGTTTGGACTTGATTTACCGAGACGATTTAGATGCCTTGGTTAATTTTGGTGACAGGTTTTTCCATTCCCATAGGGTTTCATGCATAGACAAAGTCGAGTTACTTGTTCCTTCTTATAAAAAGCATGAAGGTGGAGATGATCCTTCTTATGTCACACCATGGATTGATGCCGCAGTTAAGCGTAAGATCCAACATCTAGCTGTTGTGAATTTTCCAGCTGGTAGTTGTAGTTCTAATCATGACGGGTGGGTTAAGTGTTATCTTCATCAAATGCCCTTAAGCCTTTATATCTGTGAGACATTGGTATCTTTAAGACTCCTTGAGGTCCAACTGCCTGATTCAGAGTTTATTTCCTTACCTTGTCTGAAGATTTTGCACTTATCAATTCTGTGGAATCCCAGTGAGGCCACTTTTGAGAGACTTGTCTCGTCCTCCCCTGTCCTTGAGGAGTTGAACGTTTGTGGATTTTGGAATGAGAATGTACAAGTATTTCGGGTGATCTCTAAGTCGTTGAAGGATCTCACTATAGCAACACTTTTCACTGGCTCGAAAGTTGTGATCGATGCTCCTCGACTAGGGTTTTTGAGCATCGATTCTAGCCTATCAGAATGCTATGTGATAACCAATATGGATAGTACCAATGTCGAATTAGTTATTCACCTCGGAAATAATTTTGAGGATTATGATGAAGCAAGTCTTTTACCAAACAGTGATAGATTCTCCAGTTTTCTCTCTGGGATTTCCAAAGTCAGGGATATAACGATACTCGGAAACAGTTTCAAG GGATATTCATGGTGCAAATGGTTACCACCCATTCTTGAAAGCTGCCCAAACCTAAAATCCCTCAGCTTG gAATGTTGTTACGCTGAGCATCCTGAGGCAGTACTGCCCTTGGAGGATGTGGATGAAATCAAGTTTTCACATGTGCCTCAGTGTTTGCTATCGTCTCTAGAGTTTGTTGATCTCCACCATGTCCCACTCTCAAGAGTTGTTGGAGAAATGCTAGTAAGGTATATCATTGATAATTCGGCAATCCTCAAGAAACTCACTCTACATTTGCATAAAGATTGTTCAACAGAAGATGAATTGGTTAAGAAACTCCTCAAAATCCCAAGAGGCTCTGCCAAATGTGAAGTCGTCTTCGTTGATTGGATAGCATAG
- the LOC108845466 gene encoding putative FBD-associated F-box protein At5g53635 — protein MLSKNLNTYYAATNYFHRMPPSLYICETLISLKLLDVLLPDSEFISLPCLKTLHLMGMRNLNEATFERLVSSCPVLEELDIYGCLNDNVKVLRVLSKSLKKLSVHGYFSGWSEVVIDSPRLWSLSIEANLFERFTITNIDTNVELIIYPMSIFGNSDEATLYSNINRFCSSLSSISKIRHMMFYGDPFKGYLCSKWLPTILKSCSNLKSLILVDQKRHLPYMDEISFSHVPECLVSSLEFVDFSVTLSRLVGEMNLVRYILENSAILKKLTLRLHNDCSAKKDDLVNKLLKIPRGSTKCEVVFNWNREQVRFW, from the exons ATGTTGTCCAAAAACTTAAATACTTACTACGCAGCGACTAATTATTTTCATCGGATGCCCCCAAGCCTTTATATCTGTGAGACACTAATATCTTTAAAACTCCTCGATGTGCTCTTGCCTGATTCAGAGTTTATTTCCTTACCTTGTCTGAAGACTTTGCACTTAATGGgtatgcggaatctcaatgagGCCACGTTCGAGAGACTTGTCTCGTCCTGCCCTGTCCTTGAGGAGTTGGACATTTATGGATGTCTTAATGATAATGTAAAAGTCTTACGAGTGCTCTCTAAGTCGTTGAAGAAGCTCAGTGTACACGGCTACTTCAGCGGGTGGTCAGAAGTTGTGATCGATTCTCCTCGACTATGGTCTTTGAGCATAGAAGCTAACCTATTCGAAAGATTTACAATAACCAATATCGATACCAACGTCGAATTAATTATTTATCCCATGTCAATATTTGGTAATTCTGATGAAGCAACTCTGTattcaaatataaatagatTCTGCAGTTCTCTCTCCAGCATTTCCAAGATTAGGCATATGATGTTTTATGGAGATCCTTTCAAG GGCTATTTATGTTCCAAATGGTTACCAACCATTCTTAAGAGCTGCTCGAACCTGAAGTCCCTCATCTTG GTTGATCAGAAACGGCACTTGCCGTATATGGATGAAATATCTTTTTCACATGTGCCTGAGTGTTTAGTATCGTCTCTCGAGTTCGTTGATTTCAGTGTCACACTCTCAAGACTTGTTGGAGAAATGAACCTAGTAAGGTATATCCTTGAAAATTCAGCAATCCTCAAGAAGCTCACTCTACGTTTGCATAATGACTGTTCAGCAAAAAAAGATGACTTGGTTAATAAACTCCTCAAAATCCCAAGAGGCTCTACCAAATGTGAAGTCGTCTTTAATTGGAACAGAGAACAAGTAAGGTTTTGGTGA
- the LOC108845468 gene encoding F-box/kelch-repeat protein At5g03020-like, whose protein sequence is MTKEETKSSESPQMSSSFWSLPNDVALNILARISRTHHPSLSLVSKRFGSILSSRELDATRTLMDKTEKHIYLHLKLPLDTKPCWFALTPSGPDRELKPLPPFPYRHHPVSPTVVSTSSEVYLVGGLVNRKKNRRVFVLDCRSHQWRRLPQMRVARGRYPAAGLVGGKLHVLGGCESLGEVYDPKTGAWETYTMSIQNGVVVENLGYFITNTWFIAEEKILCRAVNHVGSRVLTWCDLGEEMVWREVKGLEGVLRKPLDFASVASPDGGRRLTVWWVSSRRVLVREKIWCAEISFQRRSREEVYGVVEWSKALHTMKRTETDGVVSLLSAAIVMR, encoded by the coding sequence ATGACGAAAGAAGAGACGAAATCCTCGGAGTCTCCTCAGATGTCCTCGTCGTTCTGGTCGTTACCAAACGACGTCGCTCTCAACATCTTAGCCAGAATCTCAAGAACCCATCACCCATCTCTATCTCTCGTCTCCAAGCGTTTCGGATCCATCCTCTCTTCGCGTGAGCTCGACGCCACACGAACCCTAATGGACAAAACAGAGAAACACATCTATCTCCATTTAAAACTCCCTCTCGATACCAAACCTTGCTGGTTCGCACTCACCCCCTCAGGCCCCGACCGGGAACTGAAACCACTCCCTCCGTTTCCTTACAGACACCATCCGGTTTCCCCGACCGTGGTGTCGACTAGTTCCGAGGTTTACCTCGTCGGCGGATTAGTGAATCGTAAGAAAAACAGAAGAGTGTTTGTCCTCGACTGTCGTAGCCATCAATGGCGTAGACTCCCTCAGATGAGAGTGGCTCGAGGAAGATACCCCGCGGCTGGTTTGGTTGGCGGGAAACTTCACGTGTTGGGAGGTTGCGAGAGCTTGGGAGAGGTTTATGATCCGAAGACCGGAGCTTGGGAGACATATACGATGAGTATCCAAAACGGTGTCGTTGTTGAGAACTTAGGATACTTTATAACCAACACTTGGTTCATAGCTGAAGAGAAGATATTGTGCAGAGCAGTTAATCACGTAGGGAGTAGGGTTTTGACTTGGTGTGATCTTGGGGAAGAGATGGTGTGGAGAGAGGTTAAGGGACTTGAAGGAGTGTTGCGGAAGCCACTTGATTTTGCGTCTGTGGCGAGTCCGGACGGAGGAAGAAGACTGACGGTTTGGTGGGTTTCTTCTCGTCGTGTTCTTGTTCGTGAGAAGATTTGGTGTGCTGAGATATCGTTCCAGAGACGAAGCAGAGAAGAGGTTTATGGGGTCGTGGAATGGTCCAAGGCTTTACATACTATGAAACGCACGGAAACTGATGGAGTTGTTTCACTTTTGTCTGCTGCCATTGTGATGCGTTGA
- the LOC130509614 gene encoding abscisic acid receptor PYL8-like yields MEANGTEREYIRRHHKHALLDNQCSSTLVKHIQAPVHIVWSLVRRFDQPQKYKPFISRCVVKGNMEIGSVREVDVKSGLPATRSTERLELLDDNEHILSMRIVGGDHRLKNYSSIISLHPEMIEGGRIGTLVIESFVVDVPEGNTKDETCYFVEALIKCNLKSLADFSQRLAVQDTTAST; encoded by the exons atggaagCTAACGGGACGGAGAGAGAATATATAAGGAGGCACCATAAGCATGCGCTTTTGGATAATCAGTGCAGCTCTACGCTGGTTAAACACATCCAAGCTCCTGTTCATATA GTATGGTCACTTGTGAGGAGATTCGATCAGCCACAGAAGTACAAACCATTTATCAGTAGATGTGTGGTGAAAGGAAACATGGAGATTGGTAGTGTAAGAGAAGTTGATGTGAAGTCAGGATTACCAGCTACTAGAAGCACTGAGAGGTTGGAGTTGCTTGATGACAACGAGCATATTCTTAGCATGAGGATCGTTGGTGGAGATCACAGACTCAAG AACTATTCTTCAATCATATCTCTTCACCCTGAGATGATAGAAGGAGGAAGAATAGGGACACTTGTGATTGAGTCTTTCGTGGTGGATGTACCGGAAGGGAACACAAAGGATGAGACTTGTTACTTTGTGGAGGCTCTGATCAAATGCAATCTTAAATCTTTAGCTGATTTCTCCCAACGCCTTGCGGTTCAAGACACAACAGCTTCCACATGA
- the LOC130509235 gene encoding polypyrimidine tract-binding protein homolog 2, producing MSSVSSQQQFRYTQTPSKVLHLRNLPWECTEEELIELGKPFGTVVNTKCNVGANKNQAFIEFEDLNQAIQMISFYASSSEPAQVRGKTVYLQYSNRQEIVNNKTAADVVGNVLLVTVEGEDARMVSIDVLHLVFSAFGFVHKITTFEKTAGYQALVQFTDAETATSARTSLDGRNIPSYLLPEEVSPCSLKITYSAHTDLTVKFQSHRSRDYTNPYLPVAPSAIDSTGQVVVGVDGRKMEPESNVLLASIENMQYAVTLDVLHTVFVAFGAVQKIAMFDKNGGVQALIQYPDVQTAVVAKGALEGHCIYEGGFCKLHITYSRHTDLSIKVNNDRSRDYTMPDPAVAMAPQPGHNPYPSNSPQYQGADASHYQQQQPQGGWGQQSGGQGHNPYMGGPPSMHQGGPGGYMPPHHYGSGPSGPMH from the exons ATGTCTTCCGTATCAAGCCAGCAACAGTTCCGTTACACGCAGACTCCTTCAAAGGTTCTTCATTTGAGAAACTTACCGTGGGAATGCACGGAAGAGGAGTTGATCGAGCTCGGGAAGCCCTTTGGCACTGTTGTGAATACAAAGTGTAATGTTGGAGCTAATAAAAATCAAGCTTTCATTGAGTTC GAAGATTTGAACCAAGCTATTCAGATGATCTCGTTCTACGCGTCTTCGTCAGAGCCTGCTCAGGTTCGAGGCAAAACTGTGTACCTACAGTACTCCAACAGGCAGGAGATCGTGAACAACAAGACGGCGGCGGATGTTGTGGGGAATGTTCTTCTCGTTACAGTGGAAGGGGAGGATGCTCGCATGGTCAGCATTGATGTTTTGCATCTG GTATTCTCAGCCTTTGGTTTCGTCCACAAGATTACTACTTTCGAGAAAACAGCTGGATATCAG GCACTTGTTCAATTTACTGACGCTGAAACTGCAACCTCTGCAAGAACTTCCCTCGATGGAAGAAACATCCCTAG TTATCTACTCCCTGAGGAAGTCAGCCCATGCTCTCTTAAAATCACATATTCAGCTCATACAGATTTGACTGTCAAATTCCAGAGCCATCGGAGCAG GGACTATACTAATCCTTACCTTCCTGTTGCTCCTTCAGCCATTGATAGTACTGGTCAG GTGGTTGTGGGTGTAGACGGGAGGAAGATGGAGCCTGAAAGTAATGTTCTTCTTGCATCCATCGAGAACATGCAGTATGCAGTAACCTTGGATGTTCTACACACA GTTTTTGTGGCATTTGGAGCAGTTCAAAAGATTGCAATGTTTGACAAGAATGGTGGGGTACAGGCATTGATTCAATACCCag ATGTTCAAACAGCTGTGGTGGCGAAAGGAGCATTGGAAGGACACTGTATTTATGAGGGTGGGTTCTGTAAGCTACACATCACATACTCACGCCACACCGACCTCAGCATAAAG GTGAACAACGATAGAAGCAGAGACTACACAATGCCTGACCCGGCTGTTGCGATGGCTCCACAGCCCGGGCATAATCCATACCCGAGTAATTCACCGCAGTACCAGGGAGCAGATGCGAGCCATTaccagcagcagcagccacAAGGGGGATGGGGGCAGCAATCAGGAGGGCAAGGTCACAATCCCTACATGGGAGGACCACCGTCGATGCATCAAGGTGGTCCGGGTGGTTATATGCCGCCACACCATTACGGTAGTGGCCCTTCTGGTCCAATGCATTAG
- the LOC130509236 gene encoding uncharacterized protein LOC130509236, which produces MSCSTLQASPLHSSYSFQPLHRPLSSHLLFYVSILILSRLSTVFLRPLYISNLQELKHRASGNMDESFVNPGIYAKQPLHVTMHEKQLHTLAKAYENVNRRSAEDIKRIFSFQTKKQRSYRSNKKKKETWYYWPSDLIHKHPLGEKVGKKGKP; this is translated from the exons ATGTCTTGTTCCACTCTTCAAGCTTCTCCACTCCATTCTTCTTATTCCTTTCAACCTCTTCATCGCCCCCTctcttctcatcttcttttctatGTTTCAATCCTCATTCTCTCTCGACTTTCTACCGTCTTTCTTCGACCTTTATACATCTCTAAT CTTCAAGAGCTGAAGCATCGTGCATCAGGCAATATGGACGAATCATTTGTGAACCCCGGTATATATGCGAAGCAACCGTTGCATGTTACCATG CATGAGAAGCAGCTACACACGTTAGCAAAAGCGTATGAAAACGTCAACCGCAGGTCCGCAGAGGACATAAAACGTATATTCTCCTTCCAAACCAAGAAGCAGAGAAGTTACAGGagcaacaaaaagaagaaggagacttggTATTATTGGCCTAGTGATCTCATTCATAAACACCCGTTGGGTGAAAAAGTGGGCAAAAAGGGTAAGCCTTAA
- the LOC108844395 gene encoding uncharacterized protein LOC108844395 isoform X1 encodes MPYCEVVKEHVDAETKLNNAGVKIFYRTYGHGPTKALLIIGLAGTHESWGPQIMGLTGTDKPNDEDDDDGVVTDDSGIGQGIEVCAFDNRGMGRSSVPSHKSEYTTTIMAKDSVSLLDHLGWERAHVIGHSMGAMIACKLAAMVPERVLSLALLNVTGGGFECFPKLDRLTLSIAIRFWMAKTPKQRAKVDLDTHYSQDFLAERIGTNTRRDVLYEQYVKGISETGMQSKDGLDGQLNACWLHKITKPEIERIRSAGFLVSVIHGRHDVIAQIRHARRLAQRLYPVARMVDLHGGHLVSHERTEEVNKSLMELIKASEMKKTPTDWTNLTPETPGYFERRIALIRTSSEGKNAVSPPSFIMEKFHRCLLFLLGLLVLAFEHARRAFRVVKPVKVGPCLT; translated from the exons ATGCCGTATTGCGAGGTTGTGAAAGAACACGTCGACGCAGAGACGAAGCTGAACAATGCAGGGGTGAAGATATTCTACAGAACGTACGGTCATGGTCCTACCaaagctcttctcatcatag GTTTAGCTGGAACACATGAATCGTGGGGTCCTCAAATCATGGGATTAACAGGGACTGATAAACCCAAcgacgaagatgatgatgatggagtcGTTACCGATGATTCAGGAATTGGCCAAGGTATCGAGGTCTGTGCTTTCGATAATCGTGGTATGGGTCGAAGCTCCGTGCCCTCACACAAATCTGAATACAC CACAACTATAATGGCAAAGGATTCAGTTAGTTTGTTGGATCATTTGGGATGGGAGAGAGCTCATGTAATTGGGCATTCAATGG gaGCAATGATAGCTTGCAAGTTAGCTGCAATGGTGCCAGAACGGGTTCTCTCTCTGGCTTTGCTTAACGTCACTGGTGGAGGTTTCGAGTGTTTCCCCAAG CTTGACAGGCTAACACTTTCCATTGCGATACGTTTCTGGATGGCAAAGACCCCTAAACAAAGGGCTAAAGTTGATTTGGACACACATTATTCACAG GATTTTCTAGCAGAACGAATAGGAACTAATACGAGGAGGGATGTCTTATATGAG CAATATGTAAAAGGAATATCAGAAACTGGAATGCAGTCCAAGGACGGGCTTGACGGTCAACTTAATGCGTGTTGGTTACATAAAATCACAAAACCGGAGATCGAACGGATCCGCTCTGCTGGATTTCTCGTCTCAGTCATTCATGGAAG GCATGATGTCATTGCTCAGATACGTCACGCGAGAAGATTGGCGCAGAGACTGTATCCCGTTGCTAGAATGGTGGATCTTCATGGAGGTCATCTTGTTAGCCACGAGAGAACAGAGGAG GTAAATAAATCTCTTATGGAGTTAATAAAGGCGTCAGAAATGAAGAAAACACCAACCGATTGGACTAACCTCACCCCTGAAACTCCCG GTTATTTCGAGAGGAGAATAGCATTGATTAGAACCTCATCAGAAGGCAAGAATGCGGTCTCTCCTCCATCTTTCATCATGGAAAAGTTTCATCGATGTCTGCTTTTCCTCTTAGGTCTTCTGGTTTTGGCATTTGAGCATGCAAGAAGAGCTTTCAGAGTTGTCAAACCCGTCAAAGTTGGGCCTTGTCTCACATAA